The following proteins are encoded in a genomic region of Longimicrobium sp.:
- a CDS encoding glycosyltransferase translates to MTEPVLTVGVATKNRPEALVRCLRSLRLLDGVMLEAIVVDDASDPPAEGAALAALAADLSPELRFIRNERSLNVSAARNRIAREARTPYVLMLDDDAFIVTREAVEGAVRVMDADPEIAAVAFAQCDEHGVPFAPSAQPAAADHPSYIPAFIGYAHLLRRDAFVAAGGFRERLGINGEEKELCLRLLDRGMRVVYLPGARIGHVAAAAGRDERRYLHQTVRNSAVSAICDEPFPLVLGGAALRLWRYFPMRKGWGIHDPGGFGRIVRGLARELPALLRERNPVRWSTMMRWREMTQSPPEPYVSPVNGDT, encoded by the coding sequence ATGACGGAGCCCGTGCTGACCGTCGGCGTGGCGACGAAGAACCGGCCGGAGGCGCTGGTGCGCTGCCTGCGCTCGCTGCGGCTGCTGGACGGGGTGATGCTGGAGGCCATCGTGGTCGACGACGCGTCGGACCCGCCGGCCGAGGGCGCCGCGCTGGCCGCGCTGGCGGCCGACCTGTCGCCGGAACTGCGCTTCATCCGCAACGAGCGCAGCCTGAACGTGTCCGCAGCGCGCAACCGCATCGCCCGCGAGGCGCGCACGCCGTACGTGCTGATGCTGGACGACGACGCGTTCATCGTCACTCGCGAGGCGGTGGAAGGCGCGGTCCGCGTGATGGATGCGGACCCCGAGATCGCCGCCGTCGCGTTCGCGCAGTGCGACGAGCACGGGGTGCCGTTCGCGCCCTCCGCGCAGCCGGCGGCGGCGGACCATCCGTCGTACATCCCCGCCTTCATCGGCTACGCGCACCTGCTGCGGCGTGACGCATTCGTGGCGGCCGGCGGCTTCCGCGAGCGGCTGGGGATCAACGGCGAGGAGAAGGAGCTCTGCCTGCGGCTGCTGGACAGGGGGATGCGCGTGGTCTACCTCCCCGGCGCGCGGATCGGGCACGTGGCCGCCGCGGCGGGGCGCGACGAGCGGCGCTACCTGCACCAGACGGTGCGCAACTCCGCCGTCTCCGCCATCTGCGATGAGCCGTTCCCGCTGGTGCTGGGCGGCGCGGCGCTGCGGCTCTGGCGCTACTTTCCCATGCGCAAGGGGTGGGGGATTCACGATCCCGGCGGGTTCGGCCGCATCGTGCGCGGCCTGGCGCGCGAGCTCCCCGCCCTCCTGCGCGAGCGCAACCCCGTGCGCTGGTCGACGATGATGCGGTGGCGCGAGATGACCCAATCTCCCCCCGAGCCGTATGTCTCGCCGGTAAACGGTGATACGTGA
- a CDS encoding glycosyltransferase family 4 protein, giving the protein MKILLVGDYPDDPRLGSGKVYHKLREEFRGLGHTCDVLLSPHLGERPKNARLRWAVGPLLAERAIRRAFKATGRYDVVDVASAEGAVIGARRKLRAYRGVALVSRSHGIEHLNFRRMVEDHEWGLIPKPWPRRIWYPMARMSQVALAARLADRMIVLNPAERDFVVHKGWKKAGEIDVIPHGVSSAFLADAPPPDAPRGAGLLFCGSWDPVKGVDYLVRAMAILAERPDPPRLTILGPGRSEEEVLAAFPAEVRPLVTVLPRADEAEVMRQYRVHDLLVMTSTYEGFGMVVVEALSQRLPVVATSVGGVPPLLAGGGGGIQVPPRQPEAVAAAVRRLMEDAPLRRRMAESGHAAVQGMSWTATAERTLETYEAATAGA; this is encoded by the coding sequence GTGAAGATCCTGCTGGTCGGCGACTACCCGGACGATCCGCGCCTCGGCTCGGGGAAGGTCTACCACAAGCTGCGCGAGGAATTCCGCGGCCTGGGCCACACCTGCGACGTCCTCCTCTCGCCCCACCTCGGCGAGCGCCCGAAGAACGCGCGGCTGCGCTGGGCGGTGGGGCCGCTGCTGGCCGAGCGCGCCATCCGCCGCGCGTTCAAGGCGACTGGCCGGTACGACGTGGTCGACGTCGCCAGCGCGGAGGGGGCGGTGATCGGCGCGCGGCGAAAGCTGCGCGCGTACCGCGGCGTGGCGCTGGTCAGCCGCTCGCACGGCATCGAGCACCTGAACTTCCGCCGCATGGTGGAGGACCACGAGTGGGGGCTCATCCCCAAGCCGTGGCCGCGCCGCATCTGGTATCCCATGGCGCGGATGAGCCAGGTGGCGCTCGCCGCGCGGCTCGCGGACCGGATGATCGTCCTCAACCCCGCCGAGCGCGACTTCGTCGTCCACAAGGGGTGGAAGAAGGCGGGGGAGATCGATGTCATCCCCCACGGCGTCAGCAGCGCGTTCCTGGCCGATGCGCCGCCGCCGGACGCGCCGCGCGGGGCGGGACTCCTCTTCTGCGGCTCGTGGGATCCCGTGAAGGGCGTCGACTACCTCGTCCGTGCGATGGCGATCCTGGCCGAGCGCCCTGATCCTCCGCGCCTGACGATCCTCGGCCCGGGGAGATCGGAGGAAGAGGTGCTGGCCGCCTTCCCGGCGGAGGTGCGGCCGCTGGTCACCGTCCTCCCGCGCGCGGACGAGGCGGAGGTGATGCGCCAGTACCGCGTGCACGACCTGCTGGTGATGACGTCGACCTACGAGGGGTTCGGGATGGTGGTGGTCGAGGCGCTCAGCCAGCGTCTTCCCGTCGTCGCGACGTCGGTGGGCGGGGTGCCGCCGCTGCTGGCCGGCGGCGGCGGGGGGATCCAGGTGCCGCCGCGCCAGCCCGAGGCCGTTGCCGCCGCCGTGCGCCGGCTGATGGAGGACGCCCCGCTCCGCCGCCGCATGGCCGAGTCCGGCCACGCCGCGGTGCAGGGGATGAGCTGGACGGCGACCGCCGAGCGCACGCTGGAGACCTACGAGGCCGCGACGGCGGGGGCCTAG
- a CDS encoding SDR family oxidoreductase codes for MPERARGTVLVAGATSAIARAVAAELARRGHALVLAARDAGEAEAVAADLRVRHGISARAVAFDALDFASHVAFAERVIADEGDSLAGVVVALGWMGDGDASKHDADEARRTIDVNLTAVVSLLTPLADHLETRRAGFICVVSSVAGDRGRQSNYVYGAAKGGLSVYLQGLRNRLHPAGVRVVTVKPGFVDTRMTFGRGRFLVASPARVARGIVRAIDRGADVVYLPGFWRPVMLAIRAVPERIFKRLKL; via the coding sequence TTGCCTGAGCGCGCGCGCGGAACCGTCCTCGTCGCCGGCGCCACGTCGGCCATTGCGCGGGCGGTGGCGGCGGAGCTGGCGCGCCGCGGCCACGCGCTCGTCCTCGCCGCGCGCGACGCGGGCGAGGCGGAGGCCGTCGCCGCGGACCTGCGGGTGCGCCACGGCATCTCCGCGCGCGCGGTGGCGTTCGACGCGCTCGATTTCGCGTCGCACGTGGCGTTTGCGGAGCGGGTGATCGCGGACGAGGGGGACTCGCTCGCGGGCGTCGTCGTCGCGCTGGGGTGGATGGGAGATGGGGATGCGTCGAAGCACGACGCGGACGAGGCGCGGCGCACGATCGACGTCAACCTCACCGCCGTCGTCTCGCTGCTGACGCCGCTGGCGGATCACCTGGAGACGCGGCGCGCGGGCTTCATCTGCGTCGTCTCCTCCGTCGCGGGCGACCGGGGGCGGCAGAGCAACTACGTCTACGGTGCCGCGAAGGGCGGGCTGTCGGTGTATCTCCAGGGCCTGCGCAACCGCCTCCATCCCGCCGGCGTGCGCGTGGTGACGGTGAAGCCCGGGTTCGTCGACACGCGGATGACCTTCGGCCGCGGCCGCTTCCTCGTCGCGTCCCCCGCACGCGTGGCGAGGGGGATCGTGCGCGCCATCGACCGCGGCGCCGACGTCGTCTACCTTCCCGGCTTCTGGCGGCCGGTGATGCTGGCCATCCGCGCCGTCCCCGAGCGTATCTTCAAGCGCCTCAAGCTGTAG
- a CDS encoding glycosyltransferase family 4 protein: MKRLLTLGHSYVVAANRRLAHEMAVVGAGEWEVTCVAPARYPGDLREIELEPLEGEACRTVGVPVRFARKPHLMRWGGELRRILSERWDVVHAWTEPYVLSAAQIARAARPDAKLVYATFQNLPKRYPPPFAQLERRVMRRADAWIAFGRTVEETLRGRPGYRDRPHAVIPPGVDVARFRPAPEARRRVRAELAWGDEGPPVVGYLGRFVPEKGLDVLRRAWEMAGPSRLLLVGGGAMEGELREWAARTGDSVRVVTGVPHERVPGYLAAMDVLAAPSLTTPRWREQFGRMLIEAMACGVPVIGSDSGEIPYVVGTAGVVAPEGDIAAWRNVLENVVSSSQCRADLARRGLERARTEYALPAVARRHLAFFDEILNSSLTRSRGDAEK; encoded by the coding sequence ATGAAGCGCCTCCTCACCCTCGGCCACAGCTACGTCGTCGCGGCCAACCGCCGGCTGGCGCACGAGATGGCCGTCGTCGGCGCGGGCGAGTGGGAGGTGACGTGCGTCGCCCCCGCGCGCTATCCCGGCGACCTGCGTGAGATCGAGCTGGAGCCGCTGGAGGGCGAGGCGTGCCGCACGGTCGGCGTCCCCGTGCGCTTCGCGCGGAAGCCGCACCTGATGCGCTGGGGTGGCGAGCTGCGGCGGATCCTGTCCGAGCGGTGGGACGTGGTGCACGCGTGGACGGAGCCGTACGTGCTCTCCGCGGCGCAAATCGCGCGGGCGGCGCGGCCCGACGCGAAGCTCGTCTACGCGACGTTCCAGAATCTCCCCAAGCGCTACCCGCCGCCCTTCGCGCAGCTCGAGCGCCGCGTGATGCGCCGCGCCGACGCGTGGATCGCCTTCGGGCGCACGGTGGAGGAGACGCTGCGCGGCCGCCCCGGCTACCGCGACCGCCCGCACGCCGTGATCCCGCCCGGCGTCGACGTCGCGCGCTTCCGCCCCGCCCCCGAGGCGCGCCGCCGCGTCCGCGCCGAGCTGGCGTGGGGGGATGAGGGGCCGCCGGTGGTCGGCTACCTCGGCCGCTTCGTCCCCGAGAAGGGACTCGACGTCCTGCGGCGCGCGTGGGAGATGGCGGGTCCGTCGCGCCTCCTCCTCGTCGGCGGCGGGGCGATGGAAGGCGAGCTGCGAGAGTGGGCGGCGCGCACTGGCGATTCCGTCCGCGTGGTGACGGGCGTTCCGCACGAGCGCGTTCCCGGATACCTCGCGGCGATGGACGTGCTGGCGGCGCCGAGTCTCACGACGCCCCGGTGGCGCGAACAGTTCGGGCGGATGCTGATCGAGGCGATGGCGTGCGGCGTGCCGGTGATCGGCAGCGACAGCGGCGAGATCCCGTACGTCGTCGGCACCGCCGGCGTGGTCGCGCCCGAGGGCGACATCGCCGCGTGGAGAAATGTGCTGGAGAACGTCGTCTCGTCGTCGCAGTGCCGCGCCGACCTTGCCCGCCGTGGCCTGGAACGCGCGCGCACGGAGTACGCGCTCCCCGCGGTCGCGCGCCGCCACCTGGCGTTTTTCGATGAGATCCTCAACAGCAGCCTCACGCGGAGCCGCGGAGACGCGGAGAAATGA
- a CDS encoding FAD-binding oxidoreductase, giving the protein MIPSRTERLSGWGRYPVAECRVYRPEKVSELAEVIASPADGGVIARGLGRAYGDAALNEGGAVVSHLRLDRMLAWDDAAGVLECEGGVALGDVADALLPRGWFLPVVPGTRHVTVGGAIAADVHGKNHHRDGTFGRWVDEISLLTPGLGPLRCSRDAEPDAFRATLGGMGLTGAIVRAKLRLMRVESAFVAVDTLPLRDLDDALGRFADADAHRYSVAWIDALAAGKALGRGVLMQADHAPSSAVPGDPFARPKRGARRLPFGLPAGALNRVTVGVFNRLYRAAHRARTGALEPLERWMWPLDAVADWNRMYGRRGFVQYQLVVPPDRTDALRAILERAARSGQASFLAVLKRFGPAGEGLLSFPMEGWTLALDFPAAPAVIAMLREMDRIVADAGGRVYLAKDAVMDAATFAAMYPAADAFRAVRRELDPAGVLTSSLARRVGLA; this is encoded by the coding sequence ATGATCCCCTCGCGAACCGAGCGCCTTTCCGGCTGGGGCCGGTACCCCGTGGCGGAGTGCCGCGTCTATCGCCCCGAGAAGGTGTCGGAGCTCGCGGAGGTCATCGCATCGCCCGCCGACGGCGGGGTGATCGCGCGCGGGCTGGGGCGCGCGTACGGCGACGCGGCGCTGAACGAGGGCGGCGCCGTGGTCTCGCATCTCCGCCTCGACCGCATGCTGGCGTGGGACGACGCGGCCGGCGTGCTGGAGTGCGAGGGCGGCGTGGCGCTGGGCGACGTCGCCGACGCGCTCCTGCCGCGCGGGTGGTTCCTCCCCGTCGTCCCGGGGACGCGCCACGTGACCGTCGGCGGCGCGATCGCGGCGGACGTGCACGGGAAGAACCATCACCGCGACGGCACGTTCGGCCGCTGGGTGGACGAGATCTCCCTCCTCACCCCCGGCCTCGGTCCGCTTCGCTGCTCGCGTGACGCCGAGCCGGACGCCTTCCGCGCCACGCTCGGGGGGATGGGACTCACCGGCGCCATCGTCCGCGCGAAGCTGCGCTTGATGCGCGTCGAGTCCGCGTTCGTCGCCGTCGACACCCTCCCCCTGCGCGACCTCGACGACGCGCTCGGGCGATTCGCCGATGCGGATGCGCACCGCTACTCCGTCGCCTGGATCGACGCGCTGGCGGCCGGAAAGGCGCTTGGCCGCGGCGTGCTGATGCAGGCCGACCACGCGCCCTCCTCCGCCGTCCCCGGCGACCCGTTCGCGCGGCCGAAGCGCGGCGCGCGGCGGCTGCCGTTCGGCCTTCCCGCGGGCGCGCTGAACCGCGTCACGGTCGGCGTCTTCAACCGCCTCTACCGCGCGGCGCACCGGGCGCGGACGGGCGCGCTGGAGCCGCTCGAGCGCTGGATGTGGCCGCTCGACGCCGTGGCGGATTGGAACCGGATGTACGGCCGCCGCGGCTTCGTGCAGTACCAGCTCGTCGTCCCGCCCGACCGCACGGACGCGCTCCGGGCCATCCTCGAGCGCGCGGCGCGGAGTGGGCAGGCGTCGTTCCTGGCCGTGCTCAAGCGCTTCGGCCCCGCGGGCGAGGGGCTGCTCTCCTTCCCGATGGAGGGGTGGACGCTCGCGCTCGACTTTCCCGCCGCGCCGGCCGTCATCGCCATGCTGCGGGAGATGGATCGCATCGTGGCCGACGCGGGCGGGCGCGTGTACCTGGCCAAGGACGCGGTGATGGACGCCGCCACCTTCGCGGCGATGTACCCCGCCGCCGACGCGTTCCGCGCGGTGCGGCGCGAGCTGGACCCGGCGGGGGTGCTGACCTCGTCGCTGGCGCGGAGGGTGGGGCTTGCCTGA
- a CDS encoding decaprenyl-phosphate phosphoribosyltransferase, whose amino-acid sequence MITASPPSAPPAPAAQRPGRARAVARLVRPRHWVKNAFVLAPAVFAGVFADPAADVRALAAFALFCVAASAVYVFNDVGDVPTDRLHPVKRATRPLASGALPVSAAWALLAVLLAILATGLVIFPAPAPPLLIYLALNAAYSLKLKHVAVVDLFCVALGFVLRVWAGARAVDVPLSSWMLITTLSLALYLAAVKRRQELATSGPEARRVLGSYTLPLLDGYAQTAASASIVFYSLYVIDVRPQLAVTVPLVLLGIFRYSYLVQTRSLGESPTEALWTDVPLILTVVAWVALCIHGLLPGR is encoded by the coding sequence GTGATCACCGCATCTCCACCCAGCGCACCGCCCGCCCCGGCCGCCCAGCGGCCCGGACGCGCGCGCGCCGTGGCCCGGCTGGTGCGGCCGCGGCACTGGGTGAAGAACGCGTTCGTGCTGGCGCCCGCGGTGTTCGCCGGCGTCTTCGCGGACCCGGCGGCGGACGTGCGTGCGCTGGCCGCATTCGCGCTGTTCTGCGTGGCCGCGTCCGCCGTCTACGTCTTCAACGACGTCGGCGACGTCCCCACCGACCGTCTCCACCCGGTGAAGCGCGCGACGCGGCCGCTGGCCTCCGGCGCGCTCCCCGTCTCCGCCGCGTGGGCGCTGCTCGCCGTGCTCCTCGCCATCCTCGCGACCGGGCTGGTGATCTTCCCCGCTCCGGCGCCGCCGCTGCTGATCTACCTGGCGCTGAACGCCGCGTACTCGCTGAAGCTGAAGCACGTCGCCGTCGTCGACCTGTTCTGCGTGGCGCTGGGGTTCGTGCTGCGGGTGTGGGCCGGCGCGCGGGCAGTGGACGTGCCGCTGTCGAGCTGGATGCTGATCACCACGCTGTCGCTGGCGCTGTACCTGGCGGCGGTCAAGCGGCGCCAGGAGCTGGCGACCAGCGGCCCCGAGGCGCGGCGCGTGCTCGGCTCGTACACGCTGCCGCTGCTCGACGGCTACGCGCAGACGGCGGCCAGCGCGTCGATCGTCTTCTACTCGCTGTACGTGATCGACGTGCGCCCGCAGCTGGCGGTGACGGTGCCGCTCGTGCTGCTCGGCATCTTCCGCTACTCGTACCTGGTGCAGACGCGCAGCCTGGGTGAGTCGCCCACCGAGGCGCTCTGGACCGACGTCCCGCTGATCCTGACGGTGGTCGCCTGGGTCGCGCTCTGCATCCACGGCCTCCTCCCGGGGCGATGA
- a CDS encoding methyltransferase, giving the protein MPILRGALDAAKRRAPGTYWRVRTAASLAAWYAQRARDRIRPASATPFDEDFWRRNETGDWDGFARAILRRFPAASALDVGCGDGKLLAAMRRASPTLRAMGVDQSPAALERARARGISTRALDLAGTSVRGTDALARELGSFDLAISLETVEHVPAWHSAKLLRLLAACAPAIVFSGAQPLQGGVLHVNERPPEHWIARFRNLGYDLAPENDALRADVAALDLPPWYAANLNAFVRRGG; this is encoded by the coding sequence GTGCCGATCCTCCGCGGCGCGCTGGACGCCGCCAAGCGCCGCGCGCCCGGAACCTACTGGCGGGTGCGCACCGCCGCGTCGCTCGCGGCGTGGTACGCGCAGCGCGCCCGCGACCGCATCCGCCCCGCCAGCGCGACGCCTTTCGACGAGGACTTCTGGCGGCGCAACGAGACGGGGGATTGGGATGGCTTCGCGCGCGCCATCCTCCGCCGCTTTCCCGCGGCCTCCGCGCTGGACGTCGGCTGCGGCGACGGGAAGCTGCTCGCCGCGATGCGCCGCGCGTCTCCCACGCTCCGCGCGATGGGCGTCGACCAGTCGCCCGCGGCGCTGGAGCGGGCGAGGGCGCGTGGGATCTCCACCCGCGCGCTCGACCTGGCGGGAACGAGCGTCCGCGGCACCGACGCGCTGGCGCGCGAGCTGGGCAGCTTCGACCTGGCCATCTCGCTGGAGACGGTGGAGCACGTCCCCGCGTGGCACTCGGCCAAGCTGCTGCGCCTGCTGGCCGCGTGCGCGCCGGCGATCGTCTTCTCGGGCGCGCAGCCGCTGCAGGGCGGCGTGCTGCACGTGAACGAGCGCCCGCCCGAGCACTGGATCGCCCGTTTCCGCAACCTGGGCTACGACCTCGCCCCCGAGAACGACGCCCTCCGCGCCGACGTGGCCGCGCTGGACCTGCCGCCCTGGTACGCCGCCAATCTGAACGCCTTCGTCCGCCGCGGGGGATGA
- a CDS encoding methyltransferase domain-containing protein, translated as MSDERIREGAYARRQLFGGLRLLRWSHGSRFRVARELVAPYAGKRLLDYGCGDGTFLSMVRDLFPHAVGAEVDAALAAEAATRFAADEGLRFVHTSALAGEPDGSFGVAVCMEVLEHCTLETVDRVVADLRRLVAPDGTVIVSVPVETGPTLAGKQLYRALAARRGLEGYRERETYSPGEFARMVFAAGGTAIARPVYASRFASGEPNVYHGHKGFNWRALRRRLARDFVVRRTRFSPVPLLGPLLNSQAWFELSPR; from the coding sequence ATGAGCGACGAGCGCATTCGCGAAGGCGCGTACGCGCGGCGCCAGCTGTTCGGCGGGCTGCGGCTGCTGCGCTGGAGCCATGGGTCGCGCTTCCGCGTGGCGCGGGAGCTCGTGGCGCCGTACGCCGGCAAGCGCCTGCTCGACTACGGCTGCGGCGACGGCACCTTCCTGTCGATGGTGCGCGACCTCTTCCCGCACGCCGTCGGCGCCGAGGTCGACGCCGCGCTGGCCGCCGAGGCCGCCACGCGGTTCGCGGCTGACGAGGGGCTGCGCTTCGTGCACACTTCCGCGCTGGCGGGCGAGCCCGATGGCAGCTTCGGCGTGGCGGTGTGCATGGAGGTGCTGGAGCACTGCACACTCGAGACGGTGGACCGCGTCGTCGCCGATCTCCGCCGCCTGGTCGCGCCCGACGGCACCGTGATCGTCAGCGTGCCGGTCGAAACGGGTCCCACGCTGGCCGGAAAGCAGCTGTACCGCGCCCTCGCCGCCCGCCGCGGGCTGGAGGGGTACAGGGAGCGCGAGACCTACTCGCCCGGCGAGTTCGCGCGGATGGTGTTCGCGGCCGGCGGCACGGCGATCGCGCGGCCGGTCTACGCGTCGCGCTTCGCCTCGGGCGAGCCGAACGTCTACCACGGGCACAAGGGCTTCAACTGGCGCGCCCTGCGGCGGCGGCTCGCTCGCGATTTCGTCGTTCGCCGGACGCGCTTCTCCCCCGTCCCCCTTCTCGGCCCCCTGCTGAACAGCCAGGCATGGTTCGAACTGTCGCCGAGATAG
- a CDS encoding glycosyltransferase, producing MTPPRVWHLLTGEYPPAGGGVGEYTQALAHALAAEGCEPHVWAPADAARDGRVEVHRAGFAGGGLRRLDAELDAFPAPRTLLVQYAPQAFGRRGMNVAFCRWVLRRARRGDDVRVMFHEPYVQFGWRRPQRNVLALANRWMAMLLLRAARAAYVSTPAWERLLRPWAPRALGVMRWLPIPSTVPRVDDPEAVAVLRSQVGANVAGRHIVGHFGTYGGMIAPLLEPALLAILAPPSTSAALLLGDGGPAFAERLVRADPALRGRLVAPGRLPRERLSVHLQACDVLVQPYPDGVSARRTTMMAALANGVAAVTTQGRFTEPEWRESGIPLVPPGHASALAAEALNLLDDDARRRDLAAHGREFYERNFAMQRTIDVLLGD from the coding sequence GGCGCACGCGCTGGCGGCCGAGGGGTGCGAGCCGCACGTCTGGGCGCCCGCGGACGCCGCGCGAGACGGGCGCGTGGAGGTGCACCGCGCCGGGTTTGCGGGCGGGGGATTGAGGAGACTGGACGCGGAGCTGGACGCCTTCCCAGCGCCGCGGACGCTGCTGGTGCAGTACGCGCCGCAGGCGTTCGGGCGGCGGGGGATGAACGTCGCCTTCTGCCGCTGGGTCCTGCGCCGCGCGCGGCGGGGCGACGACGTGCGGGTGATGTTCCACGAGCCTTACGTGCAGTTCGGCTGGCGGCGCCCGCAGCGCAACGTCCTGGCGCTGGCGAACCGCTGGATGGCGATGCTGCTGCTGCGCGCGGCCCGCGCGGCGTACGTCTCCACCCCCGCGTGGGAGCGGCTGCTGCGGCCCTGGGCGCCGCGCGCGCTCGGGGTGATGCGCTGGCTCCCCATCCCCTCCACCGTGCCGCGCGTGGACGATCCGGAGGCGGTGGCCGTGCTGCGCTCGCAGGTGGGCGCGAACGTGGCCGGGCGGCACATCGTTGGCCACTTCGGCACGTACGGGGGGATGATCGCGCCGCTGCTGGAGCCCGCGCTGCTGGCGATCCTGGCCCCGCCGTCCACCAGCGCCGCGCTGCTGCTGGGGGATGGCGGCCCCGCGTTCGCCGAGCGGCTGGTGCGCGCCGATCCCGCGCTGCGGGGACGACTGGTGGCGCCGGGCCGTCTCCCGCGCGAGCGGCTGTCGGTGCACCTGCAGGCGTGCGACGTGCTGGTGCAGCCCTATCCCGACGGCGTCAGCGCGCGCCGCACCACGATGATGGCCGCGCTGGCGAACGGCGTGGCCGCGGTGACGACACAGGGCCGCTTCACCGAGCCCGAGTGGCGCGAGAGCGGCATCCCGCTCGTCCCCCCCGGCCACGCCAGCGCGCTCGCCGCCGAGGCGCTGAACCTGCTGGACGACGACGCGCGCCGCCGCGACCTCGCCGCGCACGGCCGCGAGTTCTACGAGCGGAATTTCGCGATGCAGCGCACGATCGACGTGCTGCTGGGGGATTGA